The following are from one region of the Hippocampus zosterae strain Florida chromosome 9, ASM2543408v3, whole genome shotgun sequence genome:
- the grm2a gene encoding glutamate receptor, metabotropic 2a isoform X3 — translation MDPTPSMMKSPWPSLELLGGLTAMFLFRWPTCCDSFRSLRSVMPPPVPNSVTRLVASEGDYGETGIDAFQQEARARHICIATSAKVSRSMSRWSYENVIRSLQQKSNAKVVILFTRSEDARELLVAANRMNVSFTWVASDGWGAQESVVRGSEAVADGAFTIELASYPIPRFNDYFTALHPYNNSRNPWFREFWENQFQCSLHDLSCGKHSLREAPFQPESKIMFVVNAVYAMATALHNMRQALCPNSTKVCDALKPGNGRKFYRDYILKTKLDAPFRPPDTDNVVRFDAFGDSFGRYNIFHYHKAGGRYSYRKVGYWGQSLILNTSLIPWANGAPTSQCSDPCRKNEVKSMQPGDVCCWICIPCQSHQYLHDEFTCADCSFGRWPLANLTGCYDLPEEYIRWEDAWAIGPVSISCLGMMCTLFVIGLFLKHNETPVVKASGRELSYILLLGVLMCYSMTFIYIAKPSTAVCTLRRLGLGTSFAVCYSALLTKTNRIARIFNGVKGGAQRPRFISPASQVAICGGLISCQLVVVVVWLLIEAPGVRKEVSPEKRDVVTLKCNSKDSSMLVSLTYNCVLIILCTVYAFKTRKCPENFNEAKFIGFTMYTTCIIWLAFQPIFYVTASDYRVQTTTMCISVSLSGSVVLGCLFAPKVHIILFQPQKNVSTLRVATTRFSVTTGPGSSFSQASASNVVPTVCNGREVVDSTTSSL, via the exons gtggcCAACTTGCTGCGACTCTTTCAGATCCCTCAGATCAGTTATGCCTCCACCAGTGCCAAACTCAGTGACAAGACTCG TGGCGTCGGAAGGTGACTACGGCGAGACGGGCATCGACGCCTTTCAGCAGGAGGCTCGAGCCCGCCACATCTGCATCGCCACGTCGGCCAAGGTGAGCCGTTCCATGAGCCGCTGGAGCTATGAGAACGTGATCCGCTCCCTGCAGCAGAAGTCCAACGCCAAGGTGGTCATCCTGTTTACTCGCAGCGAAGATGCCCGCGAGCTTCTGGTGGCGGCCAACCGCATGAACGTCTCTTTCACTTGGGTGGCCAGTGACGGTTGGGGAGCGCAGGAGAGCGTGGTGCGGGGCAGTGAAGCCGTCGCAGATGGAGCCTTCACCATTGAGCTGGCCTCCTATCCCATCCCCCGTTTTAATGACTACTTCACGGCTCTCCATCCGTACAACAACAGCAGGAATCCGTGGTTCAGGGAGTTCTGGGAGAACCAGTTCCAGTGCAGCCTTCACGATTTAAGTTGTGGCAAGCACTCGCTGCGTGAGGCGCCGTTTCAACCCGAGTCCAAGATTATGTTTGTGGTCAACGCAGTGTACGCCATGGCCACTGCGTTACACAACATGAGGCAGGCCTTGTGCCCCAACTCCACCAAGGTCTGCGATGCACTTAAGCCTGGCAACGGCAGGAAATTTTACAGGGACTATATTCTCAAGACCAAGCTGGACG CGCCGTTTCGTCCACCTGATACAGATAACGTTGTCCGCTTTGACGCTTTCGGGGACAGCTTCGGCCGCTACAACATTTTCCACTACCACAAGGCAGGTGGACGCTACAGCTATCGCAAAGTCGGGTACTGGGGTCAGAGTCTGATCCTGAACACAAGCCTGATCCCCTGGGCTAACGGAGCGCCCACTTCCCAGTGTAGCGACCCCTGCAGGAAGAACGAGGTGAAGAGTATGCAGCCCGGAGACGTGTGCTGCTGGATCTGCATCCCATGCCAGTCTCACCAATACTTGCACGATGAGTTCACGTGTGCCGACTGCAGCTTTGGACGGTGGCCTCTGGCTAATCTGACAGGTTGCTATGACCTACCTGAGGAGTACATCCGCTGGGAAGATGCCTGGGCCATTGGACCCGTCAGCATTTCCTGCCTGGGCATGATGTGCACTCTATTCGTCATCGGCCTCTTCCTCAAACACAACGAGACCCCCGTGGTGAAAGCCAGCGGACGTGAGCTCTCCTACATTCTCTTGCTGGGAGTGCTGATGTGCTATTCAATGACTTTCATCTACATCGCCAAACCTTCCACGGCGGTTTGCACACTGCGCCGCCTGGGCTTGGGAACCTCCTTCGCCGTGTGCTACTCAGCCCTCCTGACCAAGACCAATCGCATTGCTCGGATCTTCAACGGGGTCAAGGGCGGTGCCCAGCGACCTCGATTTATCAGCCCGGCCTCACAGGTCGCCATCTGCGGAGGTCTGATTTCCTGCCAGCTGGTCGTGGTGGTGGTCTGGCTTCTCATCGAAGCTCCGGGAGTGAGAAAGGAAGTGAGCCCGGAGAAGAGAGATGTCGTCACCCTCAAGTGTAACAGCAAAGACTCCAGCATGCTCGTGTCTCTCACCTACAACTGCGTCCTTATCATCCTCTGCACGGTGTACGCCTTCAAGACCCGCAAGTGCCCCGAAAATTTTAACGAAGCCAAGTTCATTGGCTTCACCATGTATACAACCTGCATCATCTGGCTGGCTTTTCAGCCTATTTTCTACGTCACTGCCAGTGACTACAGG GTGCAGACCACTACTATGTGCATCTCGGTCAGTCTGAGCGGGTCGGTTGTCCTGGGTTGCCTCTTTGCTCCGAAAGTCCACATCATTCTGTTCCAGCCACAGAAGAATGTCAGCACTCTTCGGGTGGCCACCACTCGCTTCAGCGTCACCACTGGACCGGGCTCCAGTTTCTCTCAAG